One part of the Haliaeetus albicilla chromosome 9, bHalAlb1.1, whole genome shotgun sequence genome encodes these proteins:
- the IFT22 gene encoding intraflagellar transport protein 22 homolog isoform X1, giving the protein MLKAKVLLVGPRESGKSVLANFVSESIEGIGSYSPTQGVRILEYEKPNLNGNSKGAGCRFELWDCSGDQKFETCWPALMKDSHGVIIIFNPELPSHLKEIEMWYSCFVQQQPLLDSQCLLVAHHKPGSAGDTENLSLAYPLNKLKLIHSNLEEDPEDVRMEFMKYFRSIINLINESREREEMSIIS; this is encoded by the exons ATGCTGAAGGCGAAGGTGCTACTAGTGGGGCCCCGTGAG TCTGGAAAGTCGGTGTTGGCAAACTTTGTTTCGGAGAGCATAGAAGGGATTGGCAGCTACAGCCCGACGCAAGGTGTAAG GATCCTGGAGTATGAGAAGCCAAACTTGAATGGTAACAGCAAGGGAGCTGGGTGTCGATTTGAGTTGTGGGATTGCAGTGGTGATCAAAA GTTTGAAACATGCTGGCCAGCTCTGATGAAGGACTCTCATGGCGTAATAATAATCTTCAATCCTGAGCTGCCTAGTCACctgaaagaaattgaaatgtGGTACTCCTGTTTcgtgcagcagcagccactgcttgaTAGTCAGTGTCTCCTAGTTGCACATCACAAGCCAGGCAGTGCGGGGGACACAGAAAATCTGTCCTTGG CTTACCCGCTGAACAAGCTAAAACTAATACATTCCAACTTAGAAGAAGATCCTGAAGATGTCCGGATGGAATTtatgaaatacttcagaagcaTTATCAACTTAATAAATGagagcagagagagggaagaaatgtCGATTATCTCataa
- the IFT22 gene encoding intraflagellar transport protein 22 homolog isoform X2, giving the protein MKDSHGVIIIFNPELPSHLKEIEMWYSCFVQQQPLLDSQCLLVAHHKPGSAGDTENLSLAYPLNKLKLIHSNLEEDPEDVRMEFMKYFRSIINLINESREREEMSIIS; this is encoded by the exons ATGAAGGACTCTCATGGCGTAATAATAATCTTCAATCCTGAGCTGCCTAGTCACctgaaagaaattgaaatgtGGTACTCCTGTTTcgtgcagcagcagccactgcttgaTAGTCAGTGTCTCCTAGTTGCACATCACAAGCCAGGCAGTGCGGGGGACACAGAAAATCTGTCCTTGG CTTACCCGCTGAACAAGCTAAAACTAATACATTCCAACTTAGAAGAAGATCCTGAAGATGTCCGGATGGAATTtatgaaatacttcagaagcaTTATCAACTTAATAAATGagagcagagagagggaagaaatgtCGATTATCTCataa